From one bacterium genomic stretch:
- a CDS encoding EamA family transporter, whose amino-acid sequence MSKTVFYGLSATVCLSLGRGLQKYGVESIAHPARIFREKGYRFRFLVWCAGTAGMVASTFLTFTACAYGPVTIVAALSGVGLVALAIFAAFVLREKIGRAEIQAIALILAGTLLAGYFERWPRFKSYGFTPDTAAAVWPAPVSSIHLPNLVVFALVAASISIALVFWCVRHGYRGAGVILGGVAGIGGGMSVFFQKACMIRCTCDDIFADIPAALRNPFFYLFIATGLADFAIVQIALAKAKAVTVVPSYQALYIIIPIAGGVAAYYDQGNAIQLAGIALLIWGVVRISGFLGRSEIA is encoded by the coding sequence ATGTCCAAAACCGTTTTCTACGGCTTGTCCGCGACGGTGTGCCTCAGCCTCGGCCGTGGGTTGCAAAAATACGGCGTGGAGTCAATCGCGCACCCGGCGAGAATCTTTCGCGAAAAAGGCTACCGCTTTCGCTTTCTCGTGTGGTGCGCCGGCACCGCCGGCATGGTGGCCTCGACGTTCCTGACGTTCACCGCTTGCGCGTACGGTCCGGTTACGATCGTCGCCGCCCTGTCGGGCGTCGGGCTTGTCGCGCTCGCGATATTTGCCGCCTTCGTCTTGCGCGAGAAAATCGGCCGCGCGGAGATCCAGGCGATCGCGCTCATTCTGGCGGGAACCCTTCTCGCCGGATATTTCGAACGCTGGCCGCGATTCAAAAGCTACGGGTTCACGCCCGATACCGCCGCCGCTGTCTGGCCGGCGCCCGTTTCGTCCATTCATTTGCCCAACCTCGTCGTATTCGCGCTCGTCGCGGCGTCAATTTCGATCGCGCTCGTTTTCTGGTGCGTGCGTCACGGGTATCGCGGCGCGGGCGTGATCCTCGGCGGCGTGGCGGGCATCGGCGGCGGCATGTCGGTGTTTTTTCAGAAGGCGTGCATGATCCGCTGCACGTGCGACGACATCTTCGCCGACATCCCCGCCGCGCTGCGCAATCCGTTTTTCTACCTGTTCATCGCGACGGGCCTCGCGGATTTTGCGATCGTCCAGATCGCGCTCGCGAAGGCGAAAGCGGTCACCGTTGTGCCGAGCTATCAGGCGCTCTACATCATCATTCCGATCGCCGGCGGTGTCGCGGCTTATTACGACCAAGGCAACGCGATCCAGCTTGCCGGCATCGCGCTGCTGATTTGGGGCGTGGTCCGGATATCGGGATTTCTCGGAAGAAGCGAGATCGCGTAG
- a CDS encoding VOC family protein, protein MTSVSNAKIFTCLWYAHEAEEAANFYCSLFPDSRVDSVTALPADSPSGPAGSVTIVNFTLFGRPFQAFTAGPHHEFNDAISITVMCDDQAEVDKYWTAFLENGGKAQACGWLIDRFGLRWQIVPTALDRLMGGDDPAGARRVAEAMLKMVKFDIEALEAAYRG, encoded by the coding sequence ATGACGTCCGTATCCAACGCGAAAATTTTCACGTGCCTGTGGTACGCGCACGAAGCGGAGGAAGCGGCGAATTTTTATTGCTCGCTGTTTCCCGATTCGCGCGTCGACAGCGTCACCGCGCTTCCCGCCGACTCGCCAAGCGGGCCGGCGGGTTCGGTGACGATCGTCAACTTCACGCTCTTCGGCCGGCCGTTCCAGGCGTTCACCGCGGGCCCGCACCACGAATTCAACGACGCGATCTCGATCACCGTCATGTGCGACGATCAGGCCGAGGTCGACAAATACTGGACCGCGTTCCTGGAAAATGGCGGCAAGGCTCAGGCGTGCGGCTGGCTCATCGACCGCTTTGGCCTTCGCTGGCAGATCGTCCCGACCGCACTCGACCGCCTGATGGGCGGCGACGACCCGGCGGGCGCCCGGCGCGTCGCCGAGGCGATGCTGAAGATGGTGAAGTTCGATATCGAGGCGCTGGAAGCCGCTTACCGAGGCTGA
- a CDS encoding VOC family protein, with protein sequence MATVANARFFPHFWYAAEAEEAAQFYCSLFPDSHVDSVFALPADTPSGPAGTLKIVQFTLFGTPVQAMSDGRPHHEFNDAISFVVKCEDQAEIDKYWEAFLENGGEPQGCGWLMDRWGVRWQIVPAALYRFMVSDDKDGARRVIEALMPMVKIDVAELEKAYASVK encoded by the coding sequence ATGGCAACGGTCGCAAACGCAAGGTTCTTCCCGCATTTCTGGTACGCGGCCGAAGCGGAGGAAGCGGCGCAATTCTATTGCTCGCTCTTTCCGGATTCGCACGTCGATTCCGTCTTTGCCCTGCCCGCGGATACACCAAGCGGCCCGGCGGGCACGTTGAAGATCGTCCAGTTCACACTATTTGGAACTCCCGTTCAGGCGATGAGCGACGGCCGCCCGCATCACGAGTTCAACGACGCGATCTCGTTTGTCGTCAAGTGCGAGGACCAGGCCGAAATCGACAAGTACTGGGAGGCGTTCCTCGAAAACGGCGGCGAGCCGCAGGGCTGCGGCTGGCTCATGGACCGCTGGGGCGTGCGCTGGCAAATCGTCCCCGCGGCGCTCTACCGCTTCATGGTCAGCGACGACAAGGACGGCGCCAGGCGTGTTATCGAAGCATTGATGCCGATGGTGAAGATCGACGTCGCCGAGTTGGAGAAGGCGTATGCAAGCGTGAAATAA